One window of the Rosa rugosa chromosome 3, drRosRugo1.1, whole genome shotgun sequence genome contains the following:
- the LOC133736100 gene encoding protein WEAK CHLOROPLAST MOVEMENT UNDER BLUE LIGHT 1-like has translation MEDVKVAEKMLPPESSSSNHHDDHSGRDAPTNPEKHDRVESDSHLLKNENSKPEAAQSASDVPSLAQNQLHPTDNPSSTSLTIENGKLPTAEQTSKIPSLEQNQPLPTDTTASQSTVTVTQETLKKDSGPKDVDPLLQQNQPLPTDTTTSQSTVTVTQETLKKDSGPKDVDPLLQQNQHLPTDTPASTSTIAADKTETNILNTVADSVPKNVDLVVPSTVRSLPNIKTSRTAITKSEATSSPNSAKLAYVNNAVLSPNVKYASLSARKAGVSDSPNSAKSRGLIDTTSPFESVKEAVSKFGGIVDWKAHRIQTVERRKLVEQELEKAQEEIPEYQRRSEIAEDEKTKVLKELDSTKRLVEELKLNLERAQTEESQAKQDSELAKLRVEEMEQGIADEASVAAKAQLEVAKARHTAAVTELKSVKEELEALHKEYASLVTEKDLAIKNAEEAIAASKEVEKTVEDLTIELIATKESLESAHAAHLEAEEQRIGAVMAKEQDSHHWEKEIKQAEEELQRLNQQILSAKDLKSKLDTASALLLDLKAELAAYMESRFKEDSDGGQSKDEQETPERKTHTDIQAAVASAKKELEEVKLNIEKAIAEVNCLKVAASALNSELESEKSARATIRQREGMASVAVASLEAELDRTRSEIAVVQMKEKDAREKMVELPKELQQSAQQADQAKVLAKMAAEDLRKAKEEADQAKAGASTMESRLLAAQKEIEAARASERLALAAIKALQESEQARSTPADADSPPGVTLSIGEYYELSKRAHEAEEQANTRVAAASSKIEAAKESELRSSEKLEEVSREMASRKEALRMAMEKAEKAKEGKLGVEQELRKWRAEHEQRRKLGEPGQAAVNPTRSPRGSFEGVKDSKGFDQAPVSAVGDPYGSSPNHASGNVTGSEPSPQEVKGGKKKKKSFFPRIFMFLARRKHAKNQAAR, from the exons ATGGAGGATGTCAAAGTTGCAGAAAAAATGCTTCCTCCAGAATCCTCTTCATCCAACCACCATGATGATCACTCTGGTAGGGATGCTCCTACAAACCCAGAAAAGCATGACAGAGTTGAAAGTGATAGTCATTTGTTAAAGAACGAGAATTCTAAACCAGAGGCTGCACAAAGTGCTTCTGATGTTCCATCTCTGGCACAAAATCAACTACATCCAACAGATAATCCGTCTTCTACCTCATTAACAATAGAAAATGGTAAATTACCAACTGCAGAACAGACTTCAAAGATCCCATCTCTAGAGCAAAACCAGCCTCTGCCAACAGATACCACAGCCTCACAGTCGACAGTTACTGTTACTCAGGAAACTCTGAAGAAAGATTCTGGTCCTAAAGATGTCGATCCATTATTACAACAAAACCAGCCTCTTCCAACAGATACCACAACCTCACAGTCGACAGTTACAGTTACTCAGGAAACTCTGAAGAAAGATTCTGGTCCTAAAGATGTTGACCCATTATTACAACAAAATCAACATCTTCCAACAGATACTCCAGCCTCAACCTCAACTATTGCAGCTGACAAAACGGAGACAAATATACTGAATACTGTCGCAGATTCTGTTCCTAAGAATGTTGACCTTGTAGTGCCATCCACCGTGCGTTCTCTGCCCAATATAAAGACCTCCAGAACTGCAATTACTAAATCTGAGGCCACCTCTTCTCCTAACAGTGCTAAGCTGGCTTATGTGAACAATGCAGTATTATCACCCAATGTAAAGTATGCTAGCTTGTCTGCGAGAAAAGCAGGAGTCAGTGATTCTCCTAATAGTGCTAAGAGCAGAGGCCTTATTGATACAACTTCTCCTTTCGAATCAGTTAAAGAAGCTGTTTCCAAATTTGGAGGAATTGTTGATTGGAAAGCCCATAGAATCCAAACTGTGGAG AGACGCAAACTTGTGGAGCAAGAACTGGAGAAAGCACAGGAGGAGATTCCGGAGTATCAGAGACGATCCGAGATTGCTGAAGATGAGAAAACAAAAGTATTGAAGGAGCTGGACAGCACGAAGAGACTTGTAGAAGAATTGAAGCTTAACCTGGAAAGAGCACAAACAGAAGAGAGTCAGGCAAAACAAGACTCGGAACTTGCCAAACTAAGGGTGGAAGAGATGGAGCAAGGTATTGCTGATGAGGCCAGTGTTGCAGCCAAGGCACAGCTTGAGGTTGCCAAGGCGAGGCATACAGCTGCAGTGACAGAGCTAAAATCTGTTAAAGAGGAGCTGGAAGCACTGCACAAGGAATATGCTTCTTTAGTGACTGAGAAAGACTTGGCTATCAAAAATGCCGAAGAGGCCATTGCTGCATCCAAGGAAGTTGAGAAAACAGTTGAAGACCTAACTATTGAACTGATTGCCACAAAGGAGTCATTGGAGTCTGCACATGCTGCCCATTTGGAAGCAGAGGAACAAAGGATTGGAGCAGTCATGGCCAAGGAACAAGATTCTCATCATTGGGAAAAGGAGATAAAGCAGGCAGAGGAGGAGCTTCAGAGACTTAACCAGCAAATTCTGTCAGCTAAGGATCTTAAATCCAAACTGGACACAGCCTCGGCCTTGCTTCTTGATTTAAAAGCTGAATTAGCTGCTTATATGGAATCAAGATTCAAGGAGGACAGTGATGGAGGACAATCGAAAGATGAGCAAGAAACACCGGAGAGGAAAACTCATACTGATATACAAGCAGCAGTTGCTTCAGCAAAGAAGGAGCTGGAGGAAGTGAAGCTCAACATAGAGAAAGCAATTGCTGAAGTAAATTGCTTAAAGGTGGCTGCCTCGGCATTGAATTCTGAACTTGAAAGTGAGAAATCAGCTCGTGCCACCATTAGGCAAAGAGAAGGAATGGCATCAGTGGCTGTGGCATCTCTAGAAGCTGAACTGGACAGGACTAGGTCAGAAATAGCTGTAGTTCAGATGAAGGAGAAAGATGCCAGAGAGAAGATGGTGGAGCTACCCAAAGAGTTGCAACAATCAGCACAACAGGCTGACCAGGCAAAGGTACTAGCCAAAATGGCTGCTGAAGATCTGCGTAAGGCAAAAGAAGAAGCAGATCAAGCAAAGGCTGGAGCAAGTACTATGGAGAGTAGATTATTAGCAGCACAAAAGGAAATAGAGGCTGCAAGGGCTTCTGAAAGGTTAGCGTTAGCAGCAATCAAAGCATTGCAGGAGAGTGAGCAAGCCCGATCCACCCCCGCTGATGCTGATTCACCGCCTGGAGTAACACTCTCTATAGGGGAGTATTATGAGCTCAGCAAACGTGCCCATGAGGCAGAGGAGCAGGCAAACACGAGAGTTGCTGCTGCAAGTTCCAAAATTGAGGCAGCCAAGGAGTCTGAGCTGAGAAGCTCGGAGAAGTTGGAAGAAGTGAGTAGGGAAATGGCTTCGAGAAAAGAAGCACTCAGGATGGCAATGGAGAAGGCTGAGAAGGCCAAGGAAGGGAAATTGGGTGTTGAACAGGAGCTGAGAAAGTGGAGAGCCGAACACGAGCAACGACGAAAGCTTGGTGAACCTGGTCAGGCAGCCGTAAACCCCACTAGAAGCCCAAGGGGTAGTTTTGAGGGAGTGAAAGATTCTAAGGGCTTTGACCAGGCACCTGTCTCTGCAGTAGGTGACCCTTATGGTTCAAGCCCCAACCATGCATCAGGAAATGTCACTGGAAGTGAGCCATCCCCCCAAGAAGTAAAGGgtggaaagaagaagaagaagtcattTTTCCCAcggatttttatgtttttggccAGAAGAAAGCATGCGAAAAATCAAGCTGCACGTTGA
- the LOC133738864 gene encoding UDP-glucuronate:xylan alpha-glucuronosyltransferase 2 isoform X2, with protein MMKQVVKETKEEYIATQHEGLNTSTKMEVPSFLEGIILKGIKIGMVNMEEDDVSEWKRFGQVIPIHFDRVSELFKWEDLFPEWIDEEEETDVPFCPEIPMPEYQIYDRMNLVVAKLPCKYPEEGWNREVFRLQVHLIAANLAVNRGVRDRNLKTKVVFWSKCRPMLEIFRCSDLVKQEGDWWLFESDMAKLKQKVSLPVGSCNLALPLWGQGIDEVYDLSKIQGSTKNAAKEAYVTVLHTSSSYVCGALTLAQSLIQTGTKRDLVLLLDDTIPAPKRAALSAAGWKLRFIKRIRNPKAENGTYNEYNYSKFRLWQLTDYDKVIFIDADIIVLRNLDLLFHFPQMSATGNDIHLFNSGVMVIEPSNCTFQHLMDHRDDIVSYNGGDQGFLNEIFVWWHRLPRRVNYLKNFWANTTLEQKAKNGLFGADPPKLYSIHYLGLKPWLCYRDYDCNWDIVDQFVYASDVAHRRWWEVHDKLDEKLKRFCLLTKERRTNVNWERRKARILKFPNGHWKINITDPRRKHTVEDD; from the exons ATGATGAAGCAGGTAGTAAAGGAGACAAAAGAAGAGTACATAGCCACACAGCATGAAGGGTTGAATACGAGTACTAAAATGGAGGTACCGAGCTTTTTGGAAGGAATAATATTGAAGGGGATTAAGATTGGGATGGTGAAtatggaagaagatgatgttAGCGAGTGGAAGAGATTTGGACAGGTCATACCGATTCATTTCGACCGGGTTTCAGAGTTATTCAAATGGGAGGATTTATTTCCTGAATGGATTGATGAAGAGGAAGAGACTGATGTGCCGTTTTGCCCGGAGATACCAATGCCGGAGTACCAAATCTACGACAGGATGAACCTCGTCGTGGCTAAATTGCCTTGCAAGTATCCGGAAGAAGGGTGGAATAGGGAGGTGTTTAGGCTCCAAGTCCATCTCATAGCGGCGAATCTGGCTGTGAATAGAGGAGTCAGGGACAGGAATTTGAAGACAAAGGTGGTGTTTTGGAGCAAGTGTAGGCCAATGCTTGAGATTTTTAGGTGCAGTGACTTGGTGAAACAAGAAGGAGATTGGTGGTTGTTTGAGTCAGATATGGCGAAGTTGAAGCAAAAGGTATCATTGCCTGTTGGCTCTTGCAATCTAGCTTTGCCTCTCTGGGGACAAG GAATCGACGAAGTGTATGACCTGTCCAAGATCCAAGGGTCCACAAAGAATGCAGCCAAAGAAGCCTACGTCACCGTCCTCCACACAAGTAGCTCCTACGTCTGCGGCGCCCTAACCTTAGCCCAGAGCCTCATCCAAACCGGCACAAAGCGCGacctcgtcctcctcctcgacgacaccatccccgccccaaaaCGCGCCGCCCTATCCGCCGCCGGTTGGAAGCTCCGTTTCATAAAACGTATCCGAAATCCGAAAGCCGAAAATGGCACCTACAACGAGTACAACTACAGCAAGTTCCGCCTCTGGCAGCTCACCGACTACGACAAGGTCATCTTCATCGATGCCGACATCATCGTCCTCCGAAACCTCGACCTCCTCTTTCACTTCCCTCAGATGTCGGCCACCGGCAACGACATCCACCTCTTCAACTCCGGCGTCATGGTCATCGAGCCCTCCAACTGCACATTCCAGCACCTAATGGATCACCGAGACGACATCGTTTCGTACAACGGCGGCGACCAGGGCTTCCTCAACGAGATCTTCGTGTGGTGGCACCGACTGCCTAGGAGGGTTAATTACTTGAAGAATTTTTGGGCCAACACTACGCTTGAGCAGAAAGCGAAAAACGGGCTGTTCGGGGCAGACCCACCGAAGCTGTACTCGATACATTACTTGGGGTTGAAGCCATGGCTATGTTACAGGGATTACGACTGTAACTGGGACATCGTGGACCAGTTCGTGTACGCGAGTGACGTGGCACACCGGAGGTGGTGGGAGGTTCATGATAAGTTGGACGAGAAGTTGAAGAGGTTTTGTCTGTTGACGAAGGAGAGGAGGACTAATGTGAACTGGGAGCGAAGAAAGGCAAGAATATTGAAGTTTCCTAATGGACACTGGAAAATCAATATTACAGATCCAAGACGGAAACATACTGTGGAAGATGATTAG
- the LOC133738864 gene encoding UDP-glucuronate:xylan alpha-glucuronosyltransferase 2 isoform X1, translated as MIEGLGFQKMSKIASSKALVIRVNLVFLALFFVVYAALLLQPAATIYYQNAAVSLIRCSFRDCHQNGKVVDGVKMMKQVVKETKEEYIATQHEGLNTSTKMEVPSFLEGIILKGIKIGMVNMEEDDVSEWKRFGQVIPIHFDRVSELFKWEDLFPEWIDEEEETDVPFCPEIPMPEYQIYDRMNLVVAKLPCKYPEEGWNREVFRLQVHLIAANLAVNRGVRDRNLKTKVVFWSKCRPMLEIFRCSDLVKQEGDWWLFESDMAKLKQKVSLPVGSCNLALPLWGQGIDEVYDLSKIQGSTKNAAKEAYVTVLHTSSSYVCGALTLAQSLIQTGTKRDLVLLLDDTIPAPKRAALSAAGWKLRFIKRIRNPKAENGTYNEYNYSKFRLWQLTDYDKVIFIDADIIVLRNLDLLFHFPQMSATGNDIHLFNSGVMVIEPSNCTFQHLMDHRDDIVSYNGGDQGFLNEIFVWWHRLPRRVNYLKNFWANTTLEQKAKNGLFGADPPKLYSIHYLGLKPWLCYRDYDCNWDIVDQFVYASDVAHRRWWEVHDKLDEKLKRFCLLTKERRTNVNWERRKARILKFPNGHWKINITDPRRKHTVEDD; from the exons ATGATTGAAGGACTTGGTTTCCAGAAGATGTCGAAGATCGCTTCTTCGAAGGCTTTGGTCATCCGAGTCAACCTGGTTTTCCTTGCTCTCTTTTTTGTTGTTTACGCTGCTCTTCTTCTCCAGCCGGCTGCCACTATCTATTACCAGAACGCAGCAGTATCTCTGATTAGGTGCTCATTTCGCGACTGCCATCAGAACGGTAAG GTGGTTGATGGCGTTAAGATGATGAAGCAGGTAGTAAAGGAGACAAAAGAAGAGTACATAGCCACACAGCATGAAGGGTTGAATACGAGTACTAAAATGGAGGTACCGAGCTTTTTGGAAGGAATAATATTGAAGGGGATTAAGATTGGGATGGTGAAtatggaagaagatgatgttAGCGAGTGGAAGAGATTTGGACAGGTCATACCGATTCATTTCGACCGGGTTTCAGAGTTATTCAAATGGGAGGATTTATTTCCTGAATGGATTGATGAAGAGGAAGAGACTGATGTGCCGTTTTGCCCGGAGATACCAATGCCGGAGTACCAAATCTACGACAGGATGAACCTCGTCGTGGCTAAATTGCCTTGCAAGTATCCGGAAGAAGGGTGGAATAGGGAGGTGTTTAGGCTCCAAGTCCATCTCATAGCGGCGAATCTGGCTGTGAATAGAGGAGTCAGGGACAGGAATTTGAAGACAAAGGTGGTGTTTTGGAGCAAGTGTAGGCCAATGCTTGAGATTTTTAGGTGCAGTGACTTGGTGAAACAAGAAGGAGATTGGTGGTTGTTTGAGTCAGATATGGCGAAGTTGAAGCAAAAGGTATCATTGCCTGTTGGCTCTTGCAATCTAGCTTTGCCTCTCTGGGGACAAG GAATCGACGAAGTGTATGACCTGTCCAAGATCCAAGGGTCCACAAAGAATGCAGCCAAAGAAGCCTACGTCACCGTCCTCCACACAAGTAGCTCCTACGTCTGCGGCGCCCTAACCTTAGCCCAGAGCCTCATCCAAACCGGCACAAAGCGCGacctcgtcctcctcctcgacgacaccatccccgccccaaaaCGCGCCGCCCTATCCGCCGCCGGTTGGAAGCTCCGTTTCATAAAACGTATCCGAAATCCGAAAGCCGAAAATGGCACCTACAACGAGTACAACTACAGCAAGTTCCGCCTCTGGCAGCTCACCGACTACGACAAGGTCATCTTCATCGATGCCGACATCATCGTCCTCCGAAACCTCGACCTCCTCTTTCACTTCCCTCAGATGTCGGCCACCGGCAACGACATCCACCTCTTCAACTCCGGCGTCATGGTCATCGAGCCCTCCAACTGCACATTCCAGCACCTAATGGATCACCGAGACGACATCGTTTCGTACAACGGCGGCGACCAGGGCTTCCTCAACGAGATCTTCGTGTGGTGGCACCGACTGCCTAGGAGGGTTAATTACTTGAAGAATTTTTGGGCCAACACTACGCTTGAGCAGAAAGCGAAAAACGGGCTGTTCGGGGCAGACCCACCGAAGCTGTACTCGATACATTACTTGGGGTTGAAGCCATGGCTATGTTACAGGGATTACGACTGTAACTGGGACATCGTGGACCAGTTCGTGTACGCGAGTGACGTGGCACACCGGAGGTGGTGGGAGGTTCATGATAAGTTGGACGAGAAGTTGAAGAGGTTTTGTCTGTTGACGAAGGAGAGGAGGACTAATGTGAACTGGGAGCGAAGAAAGGCAAGAATATTGAAGTTTCCTAATGGACACTGGAAAATCAATATTACAGATCCAAGACGGAAACATACTGTGGAAGATGATTAG
- the LOC133738130 gene encoding protein TIC 22, chloroplastic, whose amino-acid sequence MESPKPPLLSLSTFIHHHCLRLAADLSSRLEDTKRLAGNFLPPATRRLLSAPGTPPLAWVGQPNHALAATTATLSSDHVAKSLVGTAVYTVSNANNEFVLISDPSEAKSIGLLCFRKEDAEAFLAQVRTRTRELRSPVKVVPITLDQVYMLKVEGIAFRFLPDPVQIKNALELKAADRSAFDGVPVFQSDLLVVKKKNKRYCPIYFTKEDIEKELSKVSRSSRGPGVSQNIMVGSLEDVLRKMESSEKNSGWEDLIFIPPGKSYSQHIQDVVKK is encoded by the exons ATGGAGTCCCCAAAACCACCCTTGCTCTCCCTCTCCACCTTCATACACCACCACTGCCTCCGCCTCGCCGCCGACCTCTCCAGCCGCCTCGAAGACACCAAACGCCTCGCAGGAAACTTCCTGCCGCCGGCGACCAGGCGCCTGCTTTCCGCCCCGGGCACTCCGCCGCTGGCTTGGGTGGGCCAGCCGAACCACGCCTTGGCCGCCACCACCGCGACTCTGAGCTCCGACCACGTGGCGAAGAGCCTAGTCGGCACGGCGGTGTATACGGTTAGCAATGCGAACAATGAGTTCGTGCTTATCTCTGACCCCAGTGAAGCCAAGTCCATTGGCCTCCTTTGCTTCCGCAAAGAAGACGCCGAAGCCTTCCTCGCTCAG GTTCGGACTAGGACACGAGAGTTAAGAAGTCCGGTGAAGGTCGTCCCAATCACTCTTGACCAG GTGTACATGCTGAAGGTAGAAGGAATTGCATTTAGGTTTTTGCCTGATCCAGTTCAAATAAAGAATGCACTTGAG CTCAAAGCTGCGGACAGGAGTGCATTTGATGGAGTTCCTGTTTTTCAG TCCGACCTTCTGGTtgtgaagaagaaaaacaagcgTTACTGCCCAATATATTTCACTAAG GAAGATATAGAAAAGGAATTGTCAAAGGTTTCCAGATCATCCCGAGGACCAGGGGTTTCTCAAAATATTATG GTTGGTAGTCTGGAAGATGTTTTGAGAAAAATGGAG TCAAGTGAGAAGAATTCGGGCTGGGAAGATCTGATTTTTATTCCACCTGGCAAAAGCTACTCCCAACACATTCAAGATGTGGTTAAAAAATGA